The following are encoded in a window of Halorarum salinum genomic DNA:
- a CDS encoding nitrile hydratase accessory protein has translation MSTGDGPRGTRGARDHRRPPGGEREGPTFAEPWQARAFALAVALTDEGERDRNWDGFRRELVAELDRSAGAGGGTEAGDEVDGDEGDYYGAWLAALERFLTERGVIDAEAFAERAAEFADGDRDAHEFVEGDPRAHADRLPEGHADGSDHRGHDHSH, from the coding sequence GTGAGCACCGGGGACGGCCCGCGAGGGACGCGCGGAGCACGCGATCACCGTCGTCCCCCGGGCGGCGAACGCGAGGGGCCGACGTTCGCGGAGCCCTGGCAGGCCCGCGCGTTCGCGCTCGCGGTGGCGCTCACCGACGAGGGCGAGCGCGACCGGAACTGGGACGGCTTCCGGCGCGAGCTCGTCGCGGAACTCGACCGATCGGCCGGAGCCGGGGGCGGGACCGAGGCCGGAGACGAGGTCGACGGCGACGAGGGCGACTACTACGGCGCGTGGCTCGCCGCGCTCGAGCGGTTCCTCACGGAGCGGGGAGTGATCGACGCCGAAGCGTTCGCCGAGCGCGCCGCCGAGTTCGCCGACGGCGACCGCGACGCCCACGAGTTCGTCGAGGGCGACCCGCGCGCGCACGCCGACCGCCTTCCGGAGGGACACGCGGACGGCTCTGACCACCGCGGCCACGACCACTCGCACTGA
- the nthA gene encoding nitrile hydratase subunit alpha: MAEETPEPPETPNPDLRDVDPEARARALQSVLVEEGILSTDAVDEVISTYESDVGPMNGARVVARAWTDPDYRERLLEEGISAVAELDVEVNDEVMELRVVENAPDVHNVVVCTLCSCYPWAVLGLPPTWYKSPAYRSRVVDEPRALLREEFDTDLPDSVDVEVWDSNSEIRYMVLPQRPEGTDGLSEDELAELVTRNSMIGVERLGGVEA; the protein is encoded by the coding sequence ATGGCAGAGGAGACGCCGGAACCGCCGGAGACACCGAACCCGGACCTCCGCGACGTCGACCCGGAGGCGAGGGCGCGCGCCCTCCAGTCCGTCCTCGTGGAGGAGGGGATCCTGAGCACCGACGCGGTGGACGAGGTGATATCGACCTACGAGAGCGACGTCGGGCCGATGAACGGCGCCCGGGTCGTCGCGCGGGCCTGGACCGACCCCGACTACCGCGAGCGCCTGCTCGAGGAGGGCATCTCGGCGGTGGCCGAACTCGACGTCGAGGTGAACGACGAGGTGATGGAGCTGCGGGTGGTCGAGAACGCGCCCGACGTCCACAACGTCGTCGTCTGCACGCTCTGCTCGTGTTACCCCTGGGCGGTGCTCGGCCTCCCGCCGACGTGGTACAAGTCGCCCGCCTACCGCTCCCGCGTCGTCGACGAGCCCCGCGCGCTGCTGCGCGAGGAGTTCGACACCGACCTCCCCGACTCGGTCGACGTGGAGGTGTGGGACTCCAACTCGGAGATCCGGTACATGGTGCTCCCGCAGCGGCCCGAGGGGACCGACGGCCTGAGCGAGGACGAACTGGCAGAACTCGTCACCCGCAACTCCATGATCGGCGTCGAACGACTCGGGGGTGTCGAGGCGTGA
- the nthB gene encoding nitrile hydratase subunit beta, whose product MDGIHDVGGMDSFRRLPPDQPDDASPFHHEWEGVVQALYLAGLGSGAFHLDRFRYELETHEPEYHLETPYYERWLTAVESLFDEAGVVDREELLERARAIEAGEREVTEETDPERLPELLEGVREVYMSEREGEVGKPAFSEGDRVRVRKEHPSSHTRCPRYVRGCVGEVASYRGVHVFPDANAHGEERAEPLYNVRFDSGELWGEANTDGDGLHIELWEPYLDSV is encoded by the coding sequence ATGGACGGCATTCACGACGTCGGCGGCATGGACTCCTTCCGGCGCCTCCCCCCGGACCAGCCCGACGACGCCAGCCCGTTCCACCACGAGTGGGAGGGCGTCGTGCAGGCGCTCTACCTCGCAGGGCTCGGCTCCGGGGCGTTCCACCTGGACCGCTTCCGCTACGAACTCGAGACCCACGAACCGGAGTACCACCTCGAGACCCCCTACTACGAGCGATGGCTCACGGCCGTCGAGTCGCTGTTCGACGAGGCCGGCGTGGTCGACCGCGAGGAACTGCTCGAACGCGCCCGGGCCATCGAAGCCGGCGAGCGCGAGGTGACCGAAGAGACGGATCCGGAGCGCCTCCCCGAGCTCCTCGAGGGAGTCCGCGAGGTGTACATGAGCGAGCGCGAGGGGGAGGTCGGAAAGCCGGCGTTCTCGGAGGGCGACCGGGTCCGCGTGCGCAAGGAGCATCCGTCCTCGCACACCCGCTGTCCGCGGTACGTCCGAGGCTGCGTGGGTGAGGTGGCGTCGTACCGGGGCGTGCACGTCTTCCCCGACGCGAACGCCCACGGCGAGGAGCGCGCGGAGCCGCTGTACAACGTCCGGTTCGACTCGGGGGAACTGTGGGGGGAAGCGAACACCGACGGGGACGGGCTCCACATCGAACTCTGGGAACCGTACCTGGACTCGGTCTGA
- a CDS encoding pyridoxal phosphate-dependent aminotransferase codes for MTAYEFSDRIGRVEPSATLAIGNAASALEADGVDVVDLSVGEPDFPTPENVVRAGKDAMDAGNTGYTPSNGIPTLKEAIAGKLRDDGVDAAADEVIVTPGAKQSLYEVVQTLIDEGDEVALLDPAWVSYEAMVKLAGGDLTRVDLAPHDFQLEPGLDALGAAVSDDTELLVVNSPSNPTGAVYSDAALEGVRDLAVEHDFAVISDEIYEEITYGVEPSSLAALDGMADRTVTVNGFSKAYSMTGWRLGYFHAKGDLIPQAGKLHSHSVSCATNFVQHAGVEALTNTETAVDQMVEAFRERRDLVLDLLAEYGVEPPEPDGAFYVMLPVDEDDSAWAESAIQDAHVATVPGSAFGAPGYARISYAASEERLREGIDRLAEGGLI; via the coding sequence ATGACGGCGTACGAGTTCTCCGACCGGATCGGCCGCGTGGAGCCGTCCGCGACGCTCGCCATCGGCAACGCCGCGTCGGCGCTGGAGGCCGACGGGGTGGACGTCGTCGACCTCTCCGTGGGGGAGCCGGACTTCCCGACCCCCGAGAACGTCGTGCGGGCCGGCAAGGACGCGATGGACGCCGGAAACACGGGCTACACGCCCTCGAACGGGATTCCCACGCTGAAGGAAGCCATCGCCGGGAAGCTTCGCGACGACGGCGTCGACGCCGCGGCGGACGAGGTCATCGTCACGCCCGGCGCGAAGCAGTCGCTGTACGAGGTCGTCCAGACCCTGATCGACGAGGGCGACGAGGTGGCGCTGCTCGACCCCGCGTGGGTCTCCTACGAGGCGATGGTGAAGCTCGCCGGCGGGGACCTGACGCGGGTCGACCTGGCGCCCCACGACTTCCAGCTCGAACCGGGACTCGACGCGCTCGGGGCGGCCGTGAGCGACGACACCGAACTGCTCGTCGTGAACTCCCCCTCGAACCCGACGGGCGCGGTGTACTCCGACGCCGCCCTGGAGGGGGTCCGCGACCTCGCGGTCGAGCACGACTTCGCCGTCATCTCCGACGAGATCTACGAGGAGATCACCTACGGCGTCGAGCCGTCGAGCCTCGCCGCCCTCGACGGGATGGCCGACCGAACCGTCACCGTCAACGGCTTCTCGAAGGCGTACTCGATGACCGGCTGGCGCCTCGGCTACTTCCACGCGAAGGGCGACCTGATCCCACAGGCCGGAAAGCTCCACAGCCACTCCGTCTCCTGTGCGACGAACTTCGTCCAGCACGCGGGCGTCGAGGCGCTGACGAACACGGAGACCGCAGTCGACCAGATGGTCGAGGCGTTCCGCGAGCGGCGGGACCTCGTGCTCGACCTGCTCGCCGAGTACGGCGTCGAACCCCCGGAGCCCGACGGCGCGTTCTACGTGATGCTCCCCGTGGACGAGGACGACTCCGCCTGGGCCGAGTCGGCGATCCAGGACGCCCACGTCGCCACCGTCCCCGGTTCCGCCTTCGGCGCGCCGGGCTACGCCCGCATCTCCTACGCGGCCAGCGAGGAGCGCCTCCGCGAGGGCATCGACCGCCTCGCCGAAGGCGGCCTGATCTGA
- the ribH gene encoding 6,7-dimethyl-8-ribityllumazine synthase — translation MTVTLGLVVARFNAPVTEPMEEAALKASADRDVEVGETVHVPGVYDAPLAADRLARREDVDAVAVVGAIVSGDTDHDQVIGHAAARKLTDVSLDRDKPVTFGVSGPGQSGAVARERVEKGAEAVNAAVDLAEGLPA, via the coding sequence ATGACAGTCACACTCGGGCTGGTGGTGGCGCGCTTCAACGCGCCCGTCACCGAACCGATGGAGGAGGCGGCGCTGAAGGCGTCCGCCGACCGCGACGTGGAGGTCGGCGAGACCGTCCACGTGCCGGGCGTCTACGACGCGCCGCTCGCCGCCGACCGCCTCGCGCGCCGCGAGGACGTGGACGCCGTCGCCGTCGTCGGCGCCATCGTCTCGGGCGACACCGACCACGACCAGGTCATCGGCCACGCGGCCGCGCGGAAGCTGACCGACGTGAGCCTCGACCGGGACAAGCCCGTCACCTTCGGCGTCTCCGGGCCGGGCCAGAGCGGCGCGGTGGCCCGCGAACGCGTCGAGAAGGGCGCCGAGGCCGTGAACGCCGCCGTCGACCTCGCGGAGGGGCTGCCGGCATGA
- a CDS encoding flippase activity-associated protein Agl23, producing MSEAAGDAPSRESTDPPADAGRHTATGPWDRFPGDPATRGVVVVTVVSLLLRLVDLGGRVFHWDEGRVGYWILRFDATGEFFYRPIIHGPFLPVVNNALFDVLGASDFTARLPVALVGGLLPLAALCFRRRLSTREQVALALVLALDPLLVYYSRFMRSDVLVGAFAFGAFALVVYAVDHERTLPLVPAAALLALGFASKENALVYVACFAGAAALVVDHRVVRGSTRSGSLLDAVVREGVSLARFAGRWTGGRRTRRAIERRVAERGGRSAPFAPEIGALGHLLVWVPLVTAAILGTFLAVVAFFYAPRPELWGALGGVDPVQPVLYNATVVPGERLYGTWAAGSHSGHSYAPYLLDLAETLVYGSGVVLVLAALGFLADGYGGRNRSLVAFAVYWAAASLVGYPVATDIQAPWAAVHVVLPLAIPAAVGIATVADSFEESLAAEDVASLALAGLLVFAAVGGVAAANVDYWNSTDREDEQVLQWAQPGNEIRPALDDARLVAEHNDGTDVMFVGTYVGDSTEFYLNDESSVERMPPGGPGWHDRLPLPWYLELSEAETTSTHPDARYDGLPDDPPPVIVAMSDDREGLMERYDGYEARTYPFKLWGEDVTFLFDEEALAEARAAETGEPGTEGA from the coding sequence ATGAGCGAGGCGGCCGGCGACGCGCCCTCCAGGGAATCCACCGACCCGCCAGCCGACGCCGGACGCCACACCGCGACCGGTCCGTGGGACCGGTTCCCCGGCGACCCGGCCACGCGGGGCGTCGTCGTCGTCACCGTCGTCTCGCTGCTGCTCCGCCTCGTTGACCTCGGCGGCCGGGTGTTCCACTGGGACGAAGGCCGCGTCGGCTACTGGATCCTCCGGTTCGACGCGACGGGGGAGTTCTTCTACCGGCCCATCATCCACGGCCCGTTCCTCCCCGTCGTGAACAACGCGCTGTTCGACGTCCTCGGCGCCTCGGACTTCACCGCGCGGCTCCCCGTCGCGCTCGTCGGCGGCCTGCTCCCGCTCGCTGCGCTCTGCTTCCGCCGGCGGCTCTCGACGCGCGAGCAGGTCGCGCTCGCGCTCGTGCTCGCGCTCGACCCGCTGCTCGTCTACTACTCGCGGTTCATGCGCTCGGACGTGCTCGTCGGCGCGTTCGCGTTCGGCGCGTTCGCGCTCGTCGTCTACGCCGTCGACCACGAGCGGACGCTCCCGCTGGTGCCCGCCGCCGCGCTGCTGGCGCTCGGGTTCGCCTCCAAGGAGAACGCGCTCGTCTACGTGGCCTGCTTCGCCGGCGCCGCCGCCCTCGTGGTCGACCATCGAGTCGTCCGCGGTTCGACCCGGTCCGGCTCGCTCCTCGACGCGGTCGTCCGCGAGGGCGTCTCGCTCGCCCGGTTCGCCGGCCGGTGGACGGGCGGACGGCGCACGAGGCGGGCGATCGAGCGCCGGGTCGCCGAGCGGGGCGGCCGGAGCGCCCCGTTCGCCCCCGAAATCGGGGCGCTCGGCCACCTCCTCGTCTGGGTGCCGCTCGTCACGGCGGCGATCCTCGGGACGTTCCTCGCCGTCGTCGCGTTCTTCTACGCGCCGCGCCCGGAGCTGTGGGGCGCGCTCGGCGGCGTCGACCCGGTCCAGCCCGTGCTGTACAACGCCACCGTCGTCCCCGGGGAGCGCCTCTACGGCACCTGGGCGGCCGGGTCCCACTCGGGCCACTCCTACGCCCCGTACCTCCTCGACCTCGCGGAGACGCTCGTCTACGGCTCCGGGGTCGTCCTCGTGCTCGCGGCCCTCGGGTTCCTCGCGGACGGCTACGGCGGGCGGAACCGGTCGCTCGTCGCGTTCGCCGTCTACTGGGCGGCCGCCTCGCTCGTCGGCTACCCGGTCGCGACGGACATCCAGGCGCCGTGGGCGGCGGTCCACGTCGTGCTGCCGCTCGCCATCCCCGCCGCCGTGGGAATCGCGACCGTCGCCGACTCGTTCGAGGAGTCGCTCGCCGCCGAGGACGTCGCGAGCCTCGCGCTCGCGGGCCTGCTGGTGTTCGCGGCGGTCGGCGGCGTGGCGGCCGCCAACGTGGACTACTGGAACTCGACCGACCGGGAGGACGAGCAGGTGCTCCAGTGGGCACAGCCGGGCAACGAGATCAGGCCGGCGCTCGACGACGCCCGCCTCGTCGCCGAGCACAACGACGGGACCGACGTCATGTTCGTCGGCACGTACGTCGGCGACTCCACCGAGTTCTACCTGAACGACGAGTCGAGCGTCGAGCGGATGCCCCCCGGCGGCCCCGGCTGGCACGACAGGCTCCCGCTCCCGTGGTACCTCGAACTCTCCGAGGCCGAAACCACGTCCACGCACCCCGACGCCCGCTACGACGGGCTCCCGGACGACCCGCCGCCGGTCATCGTCGCGATGTCGGACGACCGGGAGGGGCTGATGGAGCGGTACGACGGCTACGAGGCCCGGACGTACCCGTTCAAGCTCTGGGGCGAGGACGTCACCTTCCTCTTCGACGAGGAGGCGCTCGCGGAGGCCCGGGCGGCCGAGACGGGCGAGCCCGGGACCGAGGGCGCGTAG
- a CDS encoding 5-(carboxyamino)imidazole ribonucleotide synthase, whose amino-acid sequence MTPTCPGPTLGVVGGGQLGRMLAEAASPLGVDVVVLDPTPDCPAARVAEQVEGAFDDPDAVRALAERADALTLEIELADPDVLESASAEYDVPVHPSPDALRTIRDKLVQNGAFADAGVPVPEFVRVDGADDLADAVEALPGSAAMLKARTGGYDGRGNRPVEAGDDYGAALAEVGAGDGGALAEELVDFEREVAVIGVRGDDEVRAFPLTETVHEAEIMRETVVPARTSDAVAKRAREVALDALDTLDGRGVFGIELFETSEGEVLLNEVAPRPHNSGHWTIEGATASQFEQHVRAVLGWPLAPAEARAPTVTANVLGDVSDPEPARLRGVGGALSTPNAHFHWYGKREVRPLRKMGHVTLTRADADENDLLAEARGLRDELTFTTDDHDPR is encoded by the coding sequence GTGACACCGACGTGTCCCGGCCCGACGCTCGGCGTCGTCGGCGGCGGGCAGCTCGGCCGGATGCTGGCCGAGGCGGCCTCCCCGCTGGGCGTCGACGTGGTCGTGCTCGACCCGACGCCCGACTGCCCGGCCGCCCGCGTCGCCGAACAGGTCGAGGGAGCGTTCGACGACCCCGACGCGGTGCGGGCGCTCGCGGAGCGGGCGGACGCACTGACCCTGGAGATCGAACTCGCGGACCCGGACGTGCTCGAATCCGCGAGCGCCGAGTACGACGTCCCGGTCCACCCCTCCCCCGACGCGCTGCGGACGATCCGGGACAAACTGGTCCAGAACGGGGCGTTCGCGGACGCCGGCGTCCCGGTCCCGGAGTTCGTCCGGGTGGACGGCGCCGACGACCTCGCGGACGCCGTCGAAGCGCTTCCCGGTTCGGCCGCCATGCTCAAGGCCCGGACCGGCGGCTACGACGGCCGCGGGAACCGACCCGTCGAGGCGGGCGACGACTACGGGGCGGCGCTTGCGGAAGTCGGCGCTGGAGACGGCGGAGCGCTCGCGGAGGAACTGGTCGACTTCGAGCGCGAGGTCGCCGTGATCGGCGTCCGCGGCGACGACGAGGTCCGGGCGTTCCCGCTCACCGAGACGGTCCACGAGGCGGAGATCATGCGGGAGACTGTCGTCCCGGCGCGGACCTCGGACGCGGTCGCGAAACGCGCCCGCGAGGTCGCGCTCGACGCGCTGGACACCCTCGACGGTCGCGGCGTCTTCGGCATCGAACTGTTCGAGACGAGCGAGGGGGAGGTGCTGCTCAACGAGGTCGCCCCGCGGCCGCACAACTCCGGCCACTGGACCATCGAGGGCGCGACGGCGTCGCAGTTCGAACAGCACGTCCGCGCCGTGCTCGGGTGGCCGCTCGCCCCGGCCGAGGCCCGCGCGCCGACCGTGACCGCGAACGTCCTCGGCGACGTGTCCGACCCCGAACCCGCACGACTCCGAGGCGTCGGCGGCGCGCTATCCACGCCGAACGCACACTTCCACTGGTACGGAAAACGGGAAGTCCGTCCGCTCCGCAAGATGGGGCACGTGACCCTCACGCGCGCGGACGCCGACGAGAACGACCTGCTCGCGGAGGCACGCGGCCTCCGGGACGAACTAACGTTCACGACCGACGACCACGACCCACGATGA
- the purE gene encoding 5-(carboxyamino)imidazole ribonucleotide mutase, which yields MTTVQDLVDGLESEAESDADPVTTPDVGVIMGSDSDLDTMAGAFDALSELGFAEQTDFHDPPEARFTYESYVVSAHRTPELMYAYGGTAADRGLDVIIAGAGGKSADLPNMTASIAYPVPVVGVPVQEKSVDSVIGMPTGAPIVAVDAGKSFNAGLSAGQILAREHGELREALVSYHEDLRADVAAVSRDLHDRGVDGFRESRE from the coding sequence ATGACCACCGTTCAGGACCTCGTCGACGGGCTCGAATCGGAGGCGGAGAGCGACGCCGACCCGGTGACGACCCCCGACGTCGGGGTCATCATGGGCTCGGACTCGGATCTGGACACGATGGCGGGCGCGTTCGACGCGCTCTCGGAGCTCGGATTCGCCGAGCAGACGGACTTCCACGACCCGCCGGAGGCTCGGTTCACCTACGAGAGCTACGTCGTCTCCGCACACCGGACGCCCGAACTCATGTACGCCTACGGCGGGACGGCGGCTGATCGCGGGCTGGACGTGATAATCGCGGGCGCCGGCGGGAAGTCCGCGGACCTGCCGAACATGACCGCGAGCATCGCGTATCCGGTCCCCGTCGTCGGCGTGCCCGTCCAGGAGAAGTCCGTCGACTCGGTCATCGGGATGCCGACCGGCGCCCCAATCGTCGCCGTCGACGCGGGCAAGTCGTTCAACGCCGGGCTCTCGGCCGGGCAGATCCTCGCACGGGAGCACGGGGAACTGCGGGAGGCGCTGGTCTCGTACCACGAGGACCTGCGGGCCGACGTGGCGGCGGTCTCGCGGGACCTCCACGACCGCGGCGTGGACGGGTTCCGCGAGTCGCGGGAGTAG